A single region of the Acidobacteriota bacterium genome encodes:
- a CDS encoding bi-domain-containing oxidoreductase, whose amino-acid sequence MKQVVQNYRTGELTVEELPPPALKAGGLLIRTACSLISAGTERTIVETAQSSLVGKARSRPDLVRQVFDTLKREGIRSTYEKVTAKLNQIKALGYSASGTVIAVGENVNGFQVGDRVACAGAGYASHAEVLFVPQNLCCKLPDAASFESACYTTVGAIAMQGIRQADVRLGEAVAVIGLGLIGQLTVQMLKAAGCRVLGFDIDPLAGELAKKSGADFVAATEEGVRTACQILTEGRGVDSIIITASTKSDAPVELAADLARDRARIVAVGLIGMNIPRNAYYLKELEVRLSRSYGPGRYDPEYEEKGNDYPIAYVRWTERRNMEAFVQLIAEGKVKTDLLTTHRFSVAQAMDAYELITNKGGERYCGIVLEYPQAEIASGKVVKTSHAKKTSEGALGVSFIGAGSFARGVLLPIVKRAAKVQLEGVATATGINAKNTAEMFGFVYSTTDADEILNNEKSEALFIATRHDSHADLATRALRQNKAVFVEKPLATTLEGLREVILAARETAGVLTVGYNRRFAPLAVDLKKHFANRAGVLTVLYRVNAGQVPAEHWTHDATEGGGRIIGEVCHFVDFVQFITDALPVQVSAALVPQKRTAGFVDDSVTVSMTMSDGSVASIVYTASGSKAVAKERVEIFGEREVAILDDFKKAEIISDRKTIKLGGSAQDKGHAAEIAAFLDAAHGKTALPISLESLTATSLACLAIIESAKQASVCSIDINSVF is encoded by the coding sequence ATGAAACAAGTCGTTCAGAATTACCGCACCGGCGAATTAACCGTAGAAGAATTGCCACCCCCAGCTTTGAAAGCCGGAGGACTGCTGATTCGCACCGCCTGTTCGCTGATTAGCGCCGGTACGGAACGCACGATTGTTGAAACCGCGCAAAGTTCTCTGGTTGGCAAAGCCCGCTCACGCCCAGACCTCGTGCGCCAGGTTTTCGATACCCTTAAACGCGAAGGCATTCGCTCGACTTATGAAAAAGTCACCGCCAAACTCAATCAGATAAAGGCGCTCGGCTACAGCGCCTCGGGAACCGTGATTGCCGTTGGCGAAAACGTCAACGGTTTTCAGGTTGGCGACCGCGTGGCTTGCGCCGGCGCGGGTTATGCTTCGCACGCCGAAGTGTTATTCGTTCCGCAAAACCTCTGTTGTAAATTGCCGGATGCCGCTTCCTTTGAATCTGCCTGTTACACAACCGTCGGCGCCATCGCCATGCAGGGCATTCGCCAAGCCGATGTGCGACTCGGCGAAGCGGTCGCGGTTATCGGGCTTGGACTCATCGGGCAACTGACGGTGCAGATGTTGAAAGCCGCCGGTTGTCGCGTGCTGGGATTCGATATTGATCCGCTTGCCGGTGAACTCGCGAAAAAATCCGGTGCCGATTTTGTCGCCGCAACCGAAGAGGGCGTGCGCACCGCCTGCCAAATTCTCACCGAAGGGCGCGGCGTTGATTCGATAATTATTACGGCAAGCACCAAATCGGATGCGCCGGTTGAACTCGCTGCCGACCTTGCGCGTGACCGCGCGCGCATCGTTGCCGTTGGCCTTATCGGCATGAACATTCCGCGCAATGCCTATTACCTGAAAGAACTCGAGGTGCGGTTGTCGCGTTCTTACGGACCTGGACGTTACGACCCCGAATATGAAGAGAAGGGCAATGATTACCCGATTGCCTATGTGCGTTGGACGGAGCGGCGCAATATGGAAGCCTTCGTGCAACTGATCGCCGAAGGCAAAGTGAAAACCGATTTGCTGACCACCCATCGCTTTTCGGTGGCGCAGGCGATGGACGCTTACGAGTTAATCACCAACAAAGGCGGTGAGCGTTATTGCGGCATTGTGCTTGAATACCCGCAGGCGGAGATTGCAAGCGGCAAGGTTGTTAAAACCTCACACGCCAAAAAAACTTCTGAAGGTGCGTTAGGTGTGAGTTTCATTGGCGCGGGAAGTTTTGCCAGAGGCGTCTTGCTGCCGATTGTTAAACGCGCCGCAAAAGTTCAACTCGAAGGGGTTGCCACGGCGACCGGCATTAATGCGAAAAATACCGCAGAGATGTTCGGCTTTGTCTATTCAACGACCGATGCCGATGAGATTTTAAATAATGAAAAGAGCGAAGCCCTATTCATCGCCACGCGCCACGATTCACACGCCGATTTAGCCACCAGAGCTTTGCGGCAAAACAAGGCGGTGTTTGTTGAAAAACCGTTGGCAACCACTCTTGAAGGTTTACGCGAGGTTATCCTTGCAGCGCGTGAGACAGCGGGTGTCCTGACCGTCGGCTACAATCGCCGGTTTGCGCCGCTTGCCGTAGACCTTAAAAAACATTTCGCGAATCGCGCAGGCGTCCTCACGGTTTTGTATCGCGTCAACGCCGGGCAAGTGCCCGCAGAGCATTGGACGCATGATGCAACAGAGGGTGGCGGGCGCATCATCGGAGAAGTCTGTCACTTTGTTGATTTCGTGCAATTCATCACCGATGCTTTGCCTGTGCAGGTGAGCGCGGCGCTCGTGCCGCAAAAACGCACAGCCGGTTTTGTTGATGACAGCGTCACGGTTTCAATGACCATGAGCGACGGGTCGGTTGCTTCGATTGTTTATACGGCAAGTGGCAGTAAAGCGGTTGCCAAAGAGCGCGTCGAAATTTTTGGCGAACGTGAGGTCGCCATTTTAGATGATTTTAAAAAAGCGGAAATAATTTCCGACCGCAAAACGATTAAACTAGGAGGCAGCGCACAGGACAAAGGGCACGCGGCGGAAATCGCGGCGTTTTTGGATGCAGCGCACGGAAAAACCGCTTTGCCCATTAGCCTTGAATCGCTGACGGCGACCAGCCTTGCTTGCCTGGCGATTATCGAAAGCGCAAAGCAGGCAAGCGTTTGTTCGATAGATATAAATTCGGTATTTTAA
- a CDS encoding sulfatase-like hydrolase/transferase — MVHFILVLSVLALTTLLMSLPLSFTWFRRLRIARHLLSLFPALTFLALLFIYVSNFLSNSFWGSNINYTLVADYAFHFGSILKALPVNANWVYLVLIGLLVFVIVVYQFFSGAIFKSLQQMLLPEHPVSLFNNRLRGLKSALVIVLFMVAMTTLISALWSKREHYEAAWRDPIISFFMPTITYLEPNPHRLKVYYDDQRSRFEYPRSEQFQKKNVILIIADALRADHMQLYGYDRPTTPFLSKLQHNGSLKRVDFAVSSCADTVCGIMSTMSSKNLKNVCNQNFTLYDLLNDQGYESYFILSGSHSWYGLREYYGEKNLKLYFDGESSQKYTLNDDRLIFEGLEQVQNFNNTPSFFYFHLMSPHYSGAKLEKFSKYAPKDKKLEVYAFLGGDYDTSLVKDNYDDKVMQTDAMIQQLFESLRQKGYLKNSLVVIIGDHGDGLGEHGHFGHVHYLYQEQLRVPFLIYDEEKARYANLRFASQLDVAPTIVDRLGLRIPACWEGESLLQSSSNPYTFHQSFGNPLRYAVLYRTGKEIFKYIRTGNGEGEEIYELLSDPDEQHNIFQSADASLVENLQGKLRQHFETQNN; from the coding sequence ATGGTTCATTTTATTCTGGTTTTAAGCGTGCTTGCGCTGACGACTTTGTTGATGAGCCTTCCGTTAAGTTTTACATGGTTTCGTCGGTTGCGCATCGCCAGGCATCTGCTCAGCCTGTTTCCGGCGCTCACCTTTTTAGCATTGCTGTTTATTTATGTCTCCAATTTTCTCAGCAATAGTTTCTGGGGCAGCAATATTAATTACACCCTGGTTGCCGATTACGCTTTTCACTTCGGTTCGATTTTGAAAGCTTTGCCGGTCAATGCCAACTGGGTTTACCTGGTGTTAATCGGATTGTTGGTATTCGTCATTGTGGTTTACCAGTTTTTTTCCGGCGCAATTTTCAAAAGCCTGCAACAGATGCTTCTGCCTGAGCACCCGGTGAGCCTGTTTAACAACCGCTTGCGAGGCTTGAAATCCGCTCTGGTGATAGTGTTGTTTATGGTTGCGATGACGACGCTCATATCTGCGCTGTGGAGTAAGCGTGAGCACTACGAAGCCGCCTGGCGCGACCCCATCATCAGCTTTTTTATGCCGACGATTACCTATCTGGAACCCAATCCGCACCGGTTGAAAGTTTATTATGATGACCAGCGCTCACGTTTTGAATACCCGCGAAGTGAACAATTTCAAAAGAAGAATGTGATTTTGATTATTGCCGATGCGCTGCGTGCAGACCATATGCAACTTTATGGGTATGACCGACCGACGACGCCGTTCTTATCAAAACTTCAACATAACGGTTCGCTCAAGAGAGTCGATTTCGCGGTCTCATCGTGTGCCGATACGGTGTGCGGCATTATGTCAACCATGTCGTCGAAAAATTTAAAGAATGTCTGCAATCAAAATTTCACCCTCTATGATTTGCTCAATGACCAGGGGTATGAATCCTATTTCATTTTGTCAGGCAGTCATTCGTGGTATGGATTGAGAGAGTATTACGGCGAGAAAAATTTAAAGCTTTATTTCGATGGCGAGAGTTCGCAAAAATACACCCTCAATGATGACCGGCTGATTTTTGAAGGGCTGGAACAAGTTCAGAACTTTAATAACACGCCATCATTTTTCTATTTTCATTTGATGTCGCCACACTATTCAGGCGCGAAATTGGAAAAATTCTCGAAGTATGCGCCCAAGGATAAAAAGCTCGAAGTCTATGCTTTTCTTGGCGGCGATTATGACACGTCGCTTGTCAAAGACAACTACGACGATAAAGTGATGCAGACCGATGCGATGATTCAACAATTGTTTGAAAGCCTGAGACAGAAAGGTTATTTGAAAAACAGCCTGGTGGTAATTATCGGCGACCACGGTGATGGGCTTGGAGAGCATGGACATTTCGGGCATGTGCATTATCTCTATCAAGAGCAATTGCGGGTGCCGTTTTTAATTTATGATGAAGAGAAGGCGCGCTATGCCAATCTGCGATTTGCTTCGCAACTCGATGTTGCGCCGACCATTGTTGATCGGTTGGGACTACGGATTCCTGCCTGCTGGGAGGGCGAATCCCTGTTGCAATCGTCGAGCAATCCTTACACTTTCCATCAATCGTTTGGTAATCCATTGCGCTATGCCGTGCTGTATCGCACGGGGAAAGAAATTTTCAAATACATACGAACCGGCAATGGCGAAGGTGAAGAGATTTATGAACTGCTGAGCGACCCTGACGAACAACATAATATTTTTCAGAGTGCTGATGCGTCACTGGTTGAAAATCTGCAAGGGAAGTTGCGTCAGCATTTTGAAACTCAAAATAATTAA
- the nusB gene encoding transcription antitermination factor NusB: protein MGARRKARVCALQMLFQFDVAQPRVDELVETYWGEFGDEFGEVDREFSNRLALGAVSHLKEVDELIRSRAENWRISRMAIVDRNILRLAIYEFLFEPETPKTVVINEALEIARKFSTFEATQFINGILDAIKRDLENEQSVSSASSSNGN, encoded by the coding sequence ATGGGTGCAAGACGTAAGGCGAGAGTTTGTGCCTTACAAATGCTCTTTCAATTCGATGTGGCTCAACCGCGAGTGGACGAACTGGTTGAAACCTACTGGGGGGAATTCGGCGACGAATTCGGTGAAGTTGACCGGGAATTTTCCAATCGGCTCGCATTGGGCGCAGTGTCACATCTGAAAGAAGTTGATGAATTAATCCGAAGTCGGGCGGAAAACTGGCGTATCTCGCGCATGGCAATCGTTGATCGGAACATTTTGCGGCTTGCCATCTATGAATTTCTTTTTGAGCCGGAAACGCCTAAGACCGTGGTGATCAATGAAGCGTTGGAAATCGCTCGGAAATTTTCGACCTTTGAGGCGACGCAATTCATCAATGGTATTCTGGATGCGATAAAACGAGACCTTGAAAACGAACAGAGTGTTTCAAGCGCATCAAGCTCCAATGGGAATTGA
- a CDS encoding protein-disulfide reductase DsbD domain-containing protein, protein MKLSKAICLFAAIILCSATAMAQNSASVVKVSAANVTVKKGGAGTATVTLDIQGGYHINSNRPSETYLIATALKLEKSAGLTLGGVIYPKAKMQKFSFSEKPLSVFEGRTVLKFTVRAGAAAASQTVKGKLTIQACNNEQCLRPQTVNVSIPVEVN, encoded by the coding sequence ATGAAATTGAGTAAAGCGATTTGTTTATTCGCCGCAATAATTTTATGCAGCGCCACCGCGATGGCGCAGAATTCAGCAAGTGTCGTCAAAGTTTCTGCCGCAAATGTCACGGTGAAAAAAGGTGGCGCGGGTACGGCTACGGTGACCTTGGATATACAGGGCGGCTATCACATCAATTCCAATCGCCCGTCGGAAACCTATTTGATTGCCACGGCGCTCAAACTCGAAAAGTCCGCCGGGTTGACGCTCGGCGGCGTGATTTATCCGAAAGCCAAAATGCAGAAGTTTTCGTTTTCTGAAAAGCCGCTTTCGGTTTTTGAGGGACGAACCGTATTGAAATTCACGGTTCGCGCAGGCGCGGCGGCGGCGAGTCAAACCGTGAAAGGCAAATTAACCATTCAAGCCTGCAATAACGAGCAATGTTTGCGCCCTCAAACCGTAAATGTTAGCATTCCCGTTGAAGTGAACTGA
- a CDS encoding chemotaxis protein CheW: MPKGRTTATINSLLRLAARSLRLNEEQVQDGDHDKLSFLVFEIDNEPLAISVEQTEGVVDAPRITPLPHSPSGIIGVASVRGRMTLVTHLRAEEAQLKHKQRLILLKGDSQLGLLADRIDDVITLSTKDVLRTENLKKERPTEGDALAFSKFFFKRKDRLIPIIDAEQIGES, from the coding sequence ATGCCAAAAGGACGAACCACTGCGACCATCAATTCACTGCTGAGACTGGCGGCAAGGTCTTTGCGTTTGAATGAAGAACAGGTTCAGGACGGCGACCACGATAAACTTTCATTTCTGGTTTTTGAAATTGATAATGAACCGTTGGCGATTTCAGTTGAACAGACCGAAGGCGTCGTTGATGCGCCGCGCATCACGCCATTGCCGCATTCGCCATCCGGCATCATCGGGGTAGCGAGTGTGCGCGGGCGCATGACATTGGTCACCCATCTGCGCGCCGAAGAGGCGCAATTAAAACATAAACAACGGTTGATTTTGCTCAAAGGCGATTCGCAACTCGGGTTGCTTGCAGACCGGATTGATGATGTCATCACCCTATCGACCAAAGATGTCCTGAGAACCGAGAACTTAAAAAAAGAGCGACCAACTGAAGGTGATGCGCTGGCTTTCAGTAAATTTTTTTTTAAACGAAAAGACAGGTTAATTCCCATTATCGATGCCGAACAGATTGGCGAATCTTAA
- a CDS encoding sugar transferase: protein MVQQAATVEAIKTGANRYSLASNAVMVISLIFVDVLLAVLAFVLAYEIRQDAPIFLWERWKTLPVGIAPDFKPYFSILLFVPFVKLYALHHYSFHKLRGEFSFSGDFFRIIKAATMSFMILVVIAFLFRQGFAIRDGEIVKQDFSYSRLVFIYDWVLSIGLFWMLRIFVRTLQIVSRNNERNLIRTVVVGSGEMADVCIAEMSEKPRLGYKLVGVVTARKNQTASGIEKHGIRKLGSFDNLPDLVKRHGIEEVLITDSSISPARMFHVLMECGRDHHIKYRVIPDLFDCMPGKTEIATIGSLPMIKLYEEPLRGWQRVLKRGVDIVVATSAIILTSPFWMVLAWLIKRESPGPVFLKQERVGMDGKVFLMYKFRSMIDGVDDQAHRELMEKMINGEHANQGTSDEPIYGKVKDDPRLTRIGSWMRRYSIDELPQMFNVLLGEMSVVGPRPPIPYEVVHYKDWHRNRFHIKPGITGLWQVSGRNRLHFEEMVRLDIFYLENWSVWLDLKIMFKTLPVMLRGDNTY, encoded by the coding sequence ATGGTTCAACAAGCTGCTACAGTCGAAGCGATAAAAACCGGAGCCAATCGATACAGTCTGGCGTCGAACGCCGTAATGGTCATCTCCTTAATTTTTGTAGATGTCCTGCTTGCCGTTTTAGCCTTTGTGTTAGCCTACGAAATTCGTCAGGATGCGCCGATTTTTTTATGGGAGCGATGGAAGACCTTACCCGTCGGCATTGCGCCCGATTTCAAACCTTATTTCAGCATTTTATTATTCGTGCCTTTCGTAAAACTTTACGCGCTCCATCATTACAGCTTTCATAAACTGCGTGGCGAATTCTCTTTTTCCGGCGATTTTTTCCGCATCATTAAAGCCGCCACGATGTCGTTCATGATTTTGGTGGTCATCGCTTTCCTGTTTCGCCAGGGGTTTGCGATTCGTGATGGCGAAATTGTCAAACAGGATTTTTCCTATTCGCGTCTGGTGTTCATTTATGACTGGGTGCTGTCGATAGGACTTTTCTGGATGCTCAGAATATTTGTGCGGACTTTGCAAATCGTGTCGCGCAATAATGAGCGCAATCTGATTCGCACGGTGGTTGTCGGGTCAGGCGAAATGGCAGATGTTTGCATTGCCGAAATGTCTGAAAAACCGCGCCTCGGATACAAACTGGTCGGGGTAGTGACGGCGCGAAAAAATCAAACCGCATCGGGTATTGAAAAACATGGTATCCGCAAACTCGGCTCATTCGATAACCTCCCTGACCTGGTCAAACGCCACGGCATCGAAGAGGTGTTAATTACCGATTCGAGCATCAGCCCCGCGAGAATGTTTCACGTATTGATGGAATGTGGGCGTGACCATCACATTAAATATCGGGTGATTCCCGATTTGTTTGACTGTATGCCGGGCAAAACCGAAATTGCCACTATCGGGTCGTTGCCCATGATTAAGCTCTACGAAGAGCCACTTCGCGGCTGGCAACGGGTACTCAAACGTGGGGTAGACATCGTGGTCGCCACCTCTGCCATCATTTTGACCTCGCCGTTCTGGATGGTGCTGGCGTGGTTGATTAAACGCGAATCGCCGGGTCCGGTATTTTTAAAACAGGAACGTGTCGGCATGGATGGCAAGGTTTTTCTGATGTACAAATTTCGTTCGATGATTGATGGCGTCGACGATCAGGCGCACCGGGAACTCATGGAAAAAATGATTAACGGTGAACATGCCAATCAGGGAACCAGTGATGAACCGATTTATGGCAAGGTCAAAGATGACCCCAGGCTTACGCGCATCGGCAGTTGGATGCGCCGTTATTCGATTGATGAATTGCCGCAGATGTTCAATGTTTTACTGGGCGAGATGAGCGTCGTCGGCCCGCGTCCGCCGATTCCTTACGAAGTCGTGCATTACAAAGACTGGCATCGCAATCGCTTTCATATCAAACCGGGAA
- a CDS encoding ATP-binding protein: MIEDKALLSEYLSESEELLDSLLTDLDSLTPQPHINLINRIFRTVHSLKGLTGMMGLAEVQALTHEFEDTLDDLRLGQFKLDAEDSVLLLQECGAGLAALVSGAARGSANEEDYERLRDLLIRIAARPRTRIKEEEGELESLGLSESERRLLTDYERHRIRENFNAERAFYAFSVQIKISDIDTKYRAFTNQLAEIGELITTLPEPAKSAETVGFKLLLATLGKESEIKPIADKFNARLYRVGRSTWRIAGEALRVVGRRKSKTAKSDKPTENLLPTAFAQESLQPLSPNVRVDLTKIDELSGIAHELSIEAQKLSSMANNFLQAAGLGARERFDLKSSIKKLEREFLELEERLVELRMVSLAQTYTRAARLAGRLARELGKSVSVEIAGRDTLLDKMIVDRIADPLYHILRNAIDHGLELPQERRILGKNARGKIKLDARLEGTRASISISDDGHGIDLQQVRRRAIEIGAIDENDNLADEELLRMIFHSGFSTAGQISSVSGRGVGLNAAERVVHELGGEIRVTSEPGKGATFEIAVPTTLVMISAFVVGVGEWRYAINVGQIVELVYLHSDDVLGRDGRRNVEWRGFIVPLIELRYLLGLGGARLLHQAEHESANGKATKAGQTQERVPIFITRVNEKYVAIAVERFFEQREIVVKSLGSLGRKIKGVIGAVDLEGGDVALVLDLPSLLMLRSMRV, from the coding sequence ATGATTGAAGACAAGGCATTATTGAGTGAATATCTCTCTGAGTCCGAAGAACTGCTGGATTCACTGCTCACCGACCTTGATTCTCTCACGCCACAACCGCACATCAATCTCATCAATCGCATTTTTCGCACCGTTCATTCTCTGAAAGGGTTAACCGGAATGATGGGGCTTGCCGAGGTGCAGGCGCTCACTCACGAATTTGAAGATACGCTTGATGACCTTCGCCTGGGACAATTCAAGCTGGATGCCGAAGATTCGGTTCTTCTATTACAGGAATGCGGTGCCGGACTTGCCGCGCTGGTTTCAGGCGCAGCGCGCGGCTCCGCAAATGAAGAAGATTATGAACGCCTGCGCGATTTGCTGATTCGCATTGCCGCGCGTCCGCGCACCCGCATCAAAGAGGAAGAAGGCGAGCTTGAATCTTTGGGGCTTTCGGAAAGCGAACGCCGATTGCTCACCGATTATGAACGCCATCGCATCAGAGAAAATTTTAATGCCGAACGCGCTTTCTATGCATTCAGCGTGCAGATAAAAATCAGCGATATTGATACGAAGTATCGCGCCTTCACCAACCAGCTTGCCGAAATCGGCGAACTGATTACCACATTGCCTGAGCCGGCAAAATCTGCCGAGACCGTGGGCTTTAAATTGTTGCTGGCGACGCTTGGTAAAGAGAGTGAAATCAAACCGATTGCCGATAAATTTAATGCGCGGTTGTATCGCGTCGGGCGTTCGACCTGGCGCATTGCCGGGGAAGCGTTGCGGGTTGTGGGGCGCAGAAAATCGAAAACCGCAAAGAGCGATAAACCGACTGAAAATTTATTGCCGACCGCTTTCGCGCAGGAATCCCTGCAACCGCTGTCGCCAAATGTGCGGGTGGATTTAACTAAAATCGATGAACTATCGGGCATCGCGCATGAACTTTCCATCGAAGCGCAAAAACTCTCTTCGATGGCGAATAATTTTTTGCAAGCCGCAGGGCTTGGCGCGCGTGAGCGGTTCGATTTGAAATCGAGCATTAAAAAACTCGAACGCGAATTCCTCGAACTCGAAGAGCGACTGGTTGAATTGCGCATGGTTTCATTGGCGCAAACTTATACCCGCGCAGCAAGGCTTGCGGGTCGTCTGGCGCGTGAATTAGGGAAATCCGTATCGGTGGAAATCGCCGGACGCGATACCTTGCTCGATAAAATGATTGTTGACCGCATCGCCGACCCGCTTTATCACATCCTGCGTAATGCCATTGACCACGGATTGGAACTGCCGCAGGAACGCCGAATCCTCGGCAAAAATGCGCGCGGCAAAATTAAACTGGATGCCCGGCTTGAAGGCACACGCGCCAGCATTTCGATTAGCGATGACGGGCACGGCATCGATTTACAACAGGTGCGCCGCCGGGCGATTGAAATTGGCGCTATCGACGAGAACGATAATTTAGCCGATGAAGAATTGCTGAGAATGATTTTTCATTCGGGCTTTTCAACCGCCGGACAAATTTCATCGGTTTCGGGACGCGGTGTCGGATTGAATGCCGCAGAGCGCGTCGTGCATGAATTGGGCGGCGAAATTCGCGTGACTTCCGAACCGGGCAAAGGCGCGACATTTGAAATTGCCGTGCCCACCACGCTGGTGATGATTTCGGCTTTTGTGGTCGGCGTGGGCGAATGGCGTTATGCGATTAATGTTGGGCAAATCGTCGAATTGGTTTATCTGCATTCGGACGATGTGCTCGGTCGCGATGGTCGGCGCAACGTCGAATGGCGTGGGTTTATTGTGCCGCTCATTGAATTGCGTTATTTGTTGGGGCTTGGCGGCGCGCGCCTGCTGCATCAGGCAGAGCACGAGTCGGCAAATGGCAAAGCCACCAAAGCCGGGCAAACTCAGGAGCGTGTGCCGATTTTTATTACTCGGGTTAATGAAAAGTATGTTGCCATCGCGGTTGAACGATTTTTCGAGCAACGTGAAATTGTTGTGAAATCGTTAGGCTCGCTTGGGCGAAAAATCAAAGGCGTCATTGGCGCGGTTGACCTCGAAGGCGGCGATGTGGCGCTGGTTTTGGATTTACCGAGTCTGTTGATGCTGAGAAGCATGCGGGTGTAA